The genomic segment CGGACCTCGCCGTTCTCCAGGATCTTGCCGTTGCCGGCCGCGATCACCTCGCCCTCGATGGGCTTCTCCTTGGCCGAGTCCGGGATGATGATGCCGCCGGCGGACTTCTCCTCCTCGTCCAACCGACGAACGATCACACGGTCATGTAAAGGACGAACTTTGATTG from the Zetaproteobacteria bacterium genome contains:
- a CDS encoding co-chaperone GroES; its protein translation is MTIKVRPLHDRVIVRRLDEEEKSAGGIIIPDSAKEKPIEGEVIAAGNGKILENGEVRPLAVKKGDRVIFSKYAGTEIKLDGEEFLMMREDDILGVIES